atcacagcttggtatgtctcctcctctgaccaaaaccGCATGAAACTACCAAggattgtgaacaaagcccagtccatcacacaaaccagcctcccatccattgaaactgtctacacttcctgctgccttggaagagcagccagcataatcaaggatcccatacatcccggacattctctctcccaccttcttctgtcgagaggtcatgtaccaaccaactcaagaacagcttcttccctgctgccatcagacttttgaacggacctattatatattaagctgatctttctctacaccctaggtatgactgtaacactacattcagcaccctctcctttccttctcccctatgtacaaagaacaagaacaaagaatacagcacaggaacaggccctttggccctccaagcccgcgccgctccccggtccaggattgaatcctgaatccaggatccccgcccaattttccagcctatctacataccaatatcctatccaccgagctgtccccacagctactctataaatggtatgctgtgtctgtatagtgcgcaagaaacaatacatttcactgtatcccaatacatgtgacaataataattcaaatctttTTGTCAGCAGTATCCAAGTGACCTATAATGTGTGGCTGAATTATGCTCCTATTCGCTGAGTTATTAATCATAGTTAACAAAGGCAGCTTGTGGCCTTGCCCAAGGTCAGTTGAACATTCaaggtgggcagcacagtggttagcattgctgcctcacagcgccagggacccgggtttgattcccagcttgggtcactgtctatgcagagtctacacattcttcccatgtctgcgtgggtttctctgggtactccggtttcctcccacagtctgaaagacgtgcgagttaggtgcattggctatgctaaattctcccccagtgtacccgaacaggagtatggcgactaggggatcgcagtaacttcattgcactgttaacgcaagcctacttgtgacaccaataactaaacttaaacactttattctgcaccctctcctttccttctttacgtactccatgaacagtatgctttatctgtatagcgcacaagaaataatactttcactgtctcccaatacagaCAATAATAGATCAGATGTGGCCTTGCCCAAGCTCAGGCTGGTAACTGAGTTGGAAGCAACTTCAGAGAGTGCCGCCACTGCACCCCCAGTGGCCCCGATGTGTAACTGCAGCGTGACTGTTGACATAGGAAATCTGAATGCGGGACAGGGAGACATCGGTgggaggtttggggtgggggtttcCCTCGGTGTGGAGAGAGCTGATGGACACTCACCGAACACATAGACCACCCCGAAGGCGCTGCCGACGCCCAGCAGCCCCGCTAGCCTCAGTACCATTTTCTTGGCGTAGGCCGCGTTCTGCCTCTGTTTCTGCTCCTGCTCGGTGCCCGCATCGCCGCTGCCCCCGGCCCCTGTCTCCCCGCCGGCCTCCTCCTCCTTGGccctctcccgctgctgctggaGCTTCTCCTGCAGAATGGCCTGAGCCAGGCCGCCCGTCCCGGGGCCGGCGCCTCTCTCCGCCGACAGCGCCCGACAGGCCGCCGCCGCCGCCAGGCCCGGCTTCACCTCATAGATTCTGGGCGCTGAGCTTGTGCGGGCGGCGCCGGGCCGGCAGCGCAGGGTCCTCCCGCAGAGGCTCAGCCTGGAGCGGCTACACATGCACCCGAGCGCCGCCGCCACCGCCGCCGCCATCTTGGGGCCGATCTCCCGCCCCTTCCCAGTCAACCTAACTCTCCGTCCCGGCTGACCAATAGGAACCGGCAATGCTCACACCCAGTGACCCGGAGGCCAATCAGGGCGCCGGTAGGAACGGCCTGGCAGACAGCACGCTAGGTTGATGTGGAGCGCCGACCCAGCCAAAGGTCATTACAGTGGGGGAAGGAGGACAAACATGTCCTGCCAGAACAGAGCACAAATCAACTCAACATATCCAAGGCCAAGATACATCAATGCAAGCAACATTAATTCAAAACAACAAAGAAAGAtgaatttttctttcttttaaaaaaaggcaaaacAAAACTTGAACTCAAAGAGCCCTCACTGaatcttttatttgttcatggcattatttaaagttaatttatttattagtgccacaagtagacttacattaacactgccatgaagttactgtgaaaatcccccagttgccacacttcggcgcctgttcgggtacactgaggggcaatttagcacggccaattcagctaaccagcatgtctctcagactgtgggaggaaaccggagcacccggaggaaatccacgcagacgcaggAAATCCACGTGCAGatgccacacaatgacccaagccaggaatcaaacccaggtccctcgcgctgtggggcagcaggactgaccactgtgccacccttggcagttctgaagagtcatcatatttgactcaaaacattaactcagtgTTTCTCTcccttcagatgctgccagacctgctgtggatttccagcattttctgcttttattgctGATTAGCTGGTTGTCACTTTTATCGGACCTTATTTCAtacaaatttcttcagccagagagtggtgggtctgtggaattcattgccacagagggctgtggaggccgagacgttgagcgtcttcaagacagaaattgataaattcttgatttctcgaggaattaagggctatggggagagagcgggtaaatggagttgaaatcaaccatgattgaatggtggagtggactcgatgggccgaatggccttacttccgctcctatgtcttatggtcttaaataggCATTTGCACTATTGGAGCCAACTCAGCACTGTCGGAAAAGTTGAATGTAGagacattgtgaaaggtgctatataaatgcaatgggAGTCAGAGGGATTTCAAATTACTTTTTCCCCTATTTTGGGGTGGGGTATTACCTCTCCCAGGCACTTATCTGGGGCCCTCTGTGACCTCTGGCTTTAgagtagtgatgatgtggagatgccggcgttggactggggtaaacacagtaagaagtttaacaacaccaggttaaagtccaacaggtttatttggtagcaaaagccacacaagctttcgaagctctaagccccttcttcaggtgagtgggaattctgttcacacacagactcaatttacatgaataatggttggaatgcgaatacttacaactaatcaagtctttaagaaacaaaacaatgggagtggtgagagcatcaagacaggctaaaaagatgtgtattgtctccagacaagacagccagtgaaactctgcaggtccacgcaactgtgggcgttacaaatagtgtgacatgaacccaatatcccggttgaggccgtccgcgtgtgcgcggaacttggctatcagtttctgctcagcgactctgcgctgtcgtgtgtcgcgaaggccgccttggagaacgcttacccgaatatcagaggccgaatgcccgtgaccgctgaagtgctccccaacaggaagagaacagtcttgcctggtgattgtcgagcggtgttcattcatccgttgtcgcagcgtcttacGACAACGGTtgttgcagacgctgcgacaacggatgaatgaacaccgctcgacaatcaccaggcaagactgttctcttcctgttggggagcacttcagcggtcacgggcattcggcctctgatattcgggtaagcgttctccaaggcggccttcgcgacacacgacagcgcagagtcgctgagcagaaactgatagccaagttccgcacacatgcggacggcctcaaccgggatattgggttcatgtcacactatttgtaacgcccacagttgcgtggacctgcagagtttcactggctgtcttgtctggagacaatacacatctttttagcctgtcttgatgctctcaccactcccattgttttgtttcttaaagacttgattagttgtaagtattcgcattccaaccattattcatataaattgagtctgtgtctttataaactctgtttgtgaacagaattcccactcacctgaagaaggggcttagagcttcgaaagcttgtgtggcttttgctaccaaataaacctgttggactttaacctggtgttgttaaacttcttactgtgtttagagtAGTGTGCATTCCCCATTTATCACCGGCACAGCCTTCTCTCTCGGTGCTGTGGTATTCCCCTTTAAGTTCTCCCCTTCAAgacctgaggtccctatctgcttcaagacgacgactctcatcctggtaccaaagaaaagccaagcagcgtgccttaatgactatcatctgcTGACTGACATCCAACATTGTGAAGTCCTTCCAAAGGTTAATCATGGTACGaaacaattcctgcctcccagactgcccgGATGCACTGCAGTTTGCctcccgccgcaacaggtccacagcagacgtcatctccctggccctgcactcaaccctggaacaccaagataacaaagatacctacGACAGACTCTtattttattgactatagctcagtctttaacaccattattcctacgaaactcatctccaaactgtggcctggggctcaactCCTCTCtctgactgaatcctgaacttcttaatccatggaccgcaatcagtaaggacaggcaacaaagccacctccacaatcatcctcaacaccgatgccccctactatactctttatacacctctgaccgtatggccaaattcccctccaactcgattttccagtttgctgatgacaccacctggcgctgggtcggatctcaatgatgagacagtacaggaaagagaatctggtaaactggtgtgacgacaataaagtttattagtcacaaggcttgcgttaacactgcaatgaagttagtgaaattcccctagttgccacagtccagcgcatattcgggttaatgcacctaaccagcacgtctttcagaatatgggaggaaaccggagcatccagagggaacccatgcagacacggggagaacgtgcaaactccacacagacagtgacccaagctgggaatcaaacccaggtccctggaccagtgaggcagcagtgctaaccattatgctaccGTGCTGCCGTCAATGTCAGcagaatgaaggagatagtcatcgacttcaggaagcatagtggaggacatgtcgctgtctacatcaatgggaactaagtagaaatggtcaagagcttcaagtttttaggtgtccagatcaccaacaacctgtcctgatccccccctcccccccccgccccctgccaacactatagttgcaaaagcccaccaatgcctccacattctcagaagacgaaggaaatttggcatgtcagctatgactcaccaacttttacagatgcaccatagaaaacattctttctagttgtatcacagcttggtatggctcctgctctgcccaagactgcaggaaatgacaaagggtcatgaatgtagcccagtccatcacgcaaaccagcctcccatccattgactctgtctacacttcccattgcctcagaaaagtagccagcataattaagcaccccacgcaccccggacattctctcttccaccttcttccgtcgggaaaaagatacaaaagtctgaggtcatgtaccaaccaactcaagaacagcttcttccccgctgccatcagacttttgaatgtgcctacctcgcattaagttgatctttctctacaccctagctatgactgtaacactacatccagcacactctcgtttccttctccatgaactgtatgctttgtctttgatttatgtcacatgtatttacagtgaaaggtattgtttcttgcgcgctatacagaaaaaacatacaagacaggtccattcaaaagtctgacagcagcagggaagaagctgttcttgagtcggttggtatgtgacctcagacttttgtatctttttcccgaagatgatggaagagagaatgtccggggtgcgtggggtccttaattaagctggctgctttgccaaggcagcggaaagtgtagacagcgtcaatggatgggaggctggtttgcgtggttgattgggctacattcacgaccttttgtagtttgttgcaGTCTTGCAGAGAGCAGGAGtcgtaccaagctgtggtacaaccagaaagaatgctttctatggggcatctgcaagaaacaatacttttcactgtatactcaggtgcagcaggtgatcaaggcggcaaatggaatgttggcctttatcgcgagggggatagaatataaaagcagggaggtcttgctgcaactgtacaaggcactggtgaggccgcaactggagtactgtgtgcagttttggtccccttatttgcgaaaggatatattggccttggagggagtgcagagaaggttcaccaggttgataccggaaatgaggggtgtagcttatgaggagagattaaacagattgggtctgtactcgttggagtttagaaggatgaggggtgatcttatagagacatataagataatgaaggggctggatagggtagaggtggagagattctttccacttagaagggaaaccagaacgagagggcacagcctcaaaataagggggggccggttcagaacagagttgagggggaacttcttctctcagagggtagtgaatctctggaattctctgcccattgaagtggtggaggcttcctcgttgaatatgtttaagtcacgggtagatagttttctgatcgataagggaattaggggttatggggagcaggcgggtaagtggaactgatccgcttcagatcagccatgatcatgttgaatggcggggcaggctcgaagggccagatggcctgctcctgctcctatttcttatgttcttatactaatacatctgacaataataaatcaaatcaaagtcttagACTCCCAACTTCACTTTTTTGACCCCTACCCCTTGCTCCTACTTAAAGCTTcagcttaaaatctacctctttggccCACTGTTGGTCACATTGTCCTATTGTTTCCTTCTTTAGCTTGCCACATAAATGGAAGCTATTGTTCAGGTACAAAGAGGGTTTTCAGCACCTTGCAGAACTGCAACCCTAGTGAGGGTCATCAAAAACATAACCTTTCAGTTTTGTATCCCCTCCATGTCAAAAGCCAACCAAGAAGCTACAAAACCTGGTTCCACTCAGCATTGCCCCAGAACGTAGAATGCAATGGAACCATAGTGATATGAtttgaccagtaatccagaggcccaggctaatgggcttggatcccaccacagcagatggtagaatttaaatacaattaataaaatctgggattggaagttagtctcagtaacgggGACTGTGAAACTattaattgttgcaaaaacccatctggttcactaatgtcctttagggaaggaaatctgccgtccctacctggtctggcctacatgtgactccagctccacatcaatgtggttgactcttaactgccctctgaaatggctgagacactcagttcaagggcaattagggatgaaccttgccaacgatgcccacacctCAACCCACTGCATGGTATCAACTCAACCTTTTTCTTCAACAAGGTTAAATTGCTCAGGAGTGGATTATTCCAATTCCATTTTAAATTCAAAGAAATGATTTTGAAAGGTCTGGAGGTGGTCAGGGCCCGCCACTTTTCCTTTGGAAAGTTAGTAATGGAAGAAAAAGCAATCCCATCATTGTGCTTGCTAACCAGATGGCGGGCAAGTCTGGTGTGAAAGTCCAGACTGCAACAGAATCCTCACTCTCGCCGACCAAGAGAAATTTGGGTTTAACAAAAGCACTCTGAGCCATAGAGACCAGGGAAGTCCAAAGTTTAATCCCTGATCTGAGTGTGGGATTGACCTCGCCTGTAATTCTCTCAGCATTCAAAGGCCAGGGAAGGAGGCAGAACTCGGGATTCCTGGTCTTTGATTTCTTTTCCATCCACTGGAAACTCTGAATGCTGGGCAGGGTCGTGGGCTCAGTCTCAAGATAAAAGGAGTCAGCCACTCCGGTCCGAgacgagaaatttcttcagaCATTTGTCAATCTTGGAAATGATCAACTGGTGAGGGCTGGGATAGCTCATCCACTGAGTATACTCCAGGCCAATagactttggacacaaagggaatgGGGATAGGGCAGCAAGCAGAGTCATTGTAGATGTTCTGGCATGATCATCAGATCAGAAGGCTCGAGAGATCATGTGGACTACTACTGCTCCATTTTTTAATGTTAAGAGAATGGATGCCCCCAAAGGTTTAATAATCAGCCAGTACATGATATCCTATTACAGAATCAGAATGTAAATCACTAATGTGCAGGAAGAAAGACCATTTGAGAGTGGTACCAAGGCAgagaactgtgatgtggagatgccggcattggactggggtaggcacagtaagtagtctcacaacaccaggttaaagtccaacaggttaatttggtagcatgagctttcggagcgttgcccttcatcaagtgagtgaagagttcggttcacaaacagggcgtatatagACATATATCTGAGTAAGAAAGGTTAGTTTTGAAAACAAGGGGTGAGGAACCATCTTATGGAGCACCTgtgctgcctcccccccccaccccgcccacacagacacacacacacacaaacaacacatAATTCATAAGATCTGCAAATCTTCTTTATTGACTCCATTCAGAACAAAAATGGGTTTACAAGCTCAAATATTGGCCATACAGTGGTATTTCCAAACCAGAGAAATACACTTTACATCAGGAAGAGACAGTTAGCAAACAAGTTAGCAGAAACAGATCCTAGCAGTGGCCATTATATAACCTGGAACATTCTCTTTTGGTTGAATGGAAGAGGACTGGGCACTCAATTGTTCAATTTCACAAGTGTTTTAAATTAACACAAGGGAAATATCTACCCCAATTTCTAATATTTCTTCAGTTTTCCAAACATACACCTATGAGATATATATGCAATAATATTCAGCTTAAAGAATCGCAAATGTTCTCTGATACTTTAAACAATTATttctatgaggtggagatgccggcgttggactggggtgggcacagtaagaagtctcacaacaccaggttaaaatccaacaggtttatttggaatctcgagctttcggagcgccgctccttcaggaacgctccaaaagctcgtgattccaaataaacctgttggattttaacctggtgttgtgagacgaatTATTTCTATGTGATTTGTCCTCATGATGCTAACTGGTTGACTGACACATTGGGTCTGAAGCAGGCAGCAGACTCTTCTGATTGACAATACAAGCAATGAACTTGCAGCATGTTCCTGTGCAATGAATCAGAGCTCCAGCAATTTTAAGAGCTCAGTTGATTGAGAAACCTCAAGCTGATTCCGTGCTCTTGAAACGAGTCAAGTTCTTTTTTTTTTTTGGTGACTTTAGACGCTTCTTTAGGGTTGAGTCCACGTTCAAAACCTGCCCGTGGCTTTTCCAGTCTGTCCTCCGTGCCACCTGTAGTGCTGCCAGCCCACCTGCCGGTTAGGTTTTGTGCAGCTTCGGAGAAACAAGAGGGTCTCAGCAATAACTTCCCTCTCTGGTTCTGACCCTATTCATTACCTCAGTGATACAGCCAAGGTCAGAAATGCAAACCATCCCACTCCATCAGTAATGCTGCTACCTTTCAGACCACTGCAGTTCAACTTGTACATTTTAACTTAAACTTTGAACCCTGATGGTTAAGCAGCACACTTCAAAGCTATGATTGGACCTCAGACATTTCTATCTCCTGCATCGCTGGGTTACCACGGGAAATCGTACACCGTAACCTCAACAAGGGTGAAAACATCAGCGTAACTCTCATTTCTCTGGTTAAAGCTTGAGCAGGGTTCCACATGTAGTTAACCTTAAGAGGGACAAGCAACACAGGTTAAACCAGCTCAGCAGCTGTGTCAGTGTCCTACACAAAGCAGAGGGCGACAATCAGTTCCTGAGCCTCCAGGctgatggagaatgtgcaaaagagGGACCATGGGGTGCCGGCACTTGCTGCCCACCATTCAGGGGGAGGAAAACaccatccagaaacacagcttactggggggaaaaaaaaatcttgctCACCTCTTTGCCCTTTAGGGTGTGACGATGGAAGCCGTGCGAACCTTTTCCCACCTTCAAATGTTGCATCAGCAACAAACAATCCTGAAAGCAACACCTACCCCTCCTTTGTCAAATCTGCGGGAAAAAATGTCCAGTGCACAATGCGGAAAGCATAGTTTCCGATCACTCACATTGCATGTCATTCACACTCAACCTGCTGCAAATCTCCAACATGCCTCGAGGAAAACCCAGTGTGAAACTGTAGACTTGACGGAGAAAAATCTCCATTTTCTTTCCCTCTGATTCTCTGGAGTGCAAGAGGATTTAAACCCAGCTGACATACATTCTTGATTTGAAGTTAATTTTAAAAGCCCAATTACATTATTCAGTACCCCGCTATGCTTAAAATATATTCTGGGCAGCCTCTGGTATAAACTTTGCAGCTGGATGCCTTGACTAAAACTGAAGGCAAACAGAAGGGATCTGGAAGAGTGAACAGCATCTCCAGGGAGTGGACCACGAGGAACAAACTATCACCCTCAGTCCTATTGCTATTCCAAAGATTTGCCCTTGAAACGCAGAGATGGAATATTCTGTATTAAGCTCATTTCAAAGTTTCCTACGAATGCTTTCAAAACAAGCACCAAAGTAAAAAGCTTTCAATAATAGAAATTTACACAATGAACCTTTTTTATAATTAGCTTGTTAAAAAATAATTGCAGTTATTTTTGTCAAAACTGTCTATTTCTTCATGCGACTTCTCACACCTGTACAAATGCTCCTAATTATTACAAAAATAGCCTTCAGTATTGTCCCAAAGGAGCACTAATCGATCGCTACAAAAAGTATTCACTTTCACGCCAAGCCTCACATGTACAGACTCAGTTACCTATTCACACACAAATCATTGTgttgtacttttttaaaaaaaaaaccaaaatacACCAATAAACCATTTCGCATTTCAATCACATTTTGAGCCATCTTTGTTTTTTGTCATCGGACAACTAGTCATTGCTGTTTTCGGTCCTTTGGATGAACCACTGCTAACATCTGGCCACAATAAGCAAGACATTAATCAAAGGGAGAAGAGAGGAGAAACCTAAAAATCCAAACACAAGAACTTCACAGAAGAGAGTTTTACTTTCGACTATATACATCTTTGCCGGAGGACGCTGCACTCGATGCTCCTTCTTCACTGAGGATCCCAAGAAACCTCAGGTTGAGAATCTTCAGCTGGTCATCCAGTTCCATTCGCACAATTCCATCCTCACCATCAATACTCAGTAGCATCCCTGTGGCTTCCCGATCTTCACCCAGAATCACCTTCACCTATGGGCATAAAAATGGGAACATTTGAACCATCAGCAGCTTTCCTTCATGTGCTTCCAAAATATGGCAACCTGCAGAGGTTTCCACTTCAGGCACTCAATCCAGCTGCTGTGAGGACACAGATGGGTAACCAGCCCCCTCATATGGATATGCAGATCTGATTAGCTTAGTGGCTACTCCATAGGTTTCATTAAGATTCTGAATTACTTCAGGAGTCAAAGGAAGGAGATACACTGCTTTATGATATTCTTCTCCctaatggggaggcagtggtgtagtcatgaccatgaaaccattgtcaattgtcggggaaacccatctggttcactaatgttctctcgggaaggaaatctgccgtccttacctggtccggcctccgtgtaactccagagccacagtaacgtggttgattcttaaatgccctcaaggggcaatagatgctggtgcagccagcgatgcccacatcccatgagcgaaTAAAACAATAAAACTTCCTTTATGAAGCTCCCAACACTCGCAACTCTGTCCTTGGAAAGCGCAAGATATTGAGTTCTCAATGTTCTGGCTAATATTCCCCTTCCAAGACAAATGTAAGCTCTTTCAATCCAAAACCCTTTTGGTTGAAGAGGAAAGATTTAACACAACAAAATGTGCAGAAAAGGCTTCGAGTGATCCTACTGGGTTGCAAGgcaagattttattttattgctcAATTATACCTACAGCAACACTGACATGACTGGGCAATCCTCTCCTTAACCTCTCCCCACAGCAGAATAATAGAAGTTAGATCGAGCTAGCTCAGGCCTCACTCAAATTCATTTACTCAATGATTCACCTGCTCACTGTTGATATTTAACCCTCACTAGGTTTTGCAAAACGTGTTCAGGTCGAAGGAgagatagatgggaatgtggaactcagcgTAAACAGAGCAGCCAtaatcttatcgaatggcagaacagactcaaggCGCCATATGgactacttctgcttctagactGAAGAGAATTGCAAACTACAGCATGTTAA
This DNA window, taken from Mustelus asterias chromosome 24, sMusAst1.hap1.1, whole genome shotgun sequence, encodes the following:
- the LOC144511067 gene encoding mitochondrial import inner membrane translocase subunit TIM50-like, with protein sequence MAAAVAAALGCMCSRSRLSLCGRTLRCRPGAARTSSAPRIYEVKPGLAAAAACRALSAERGAGPGTGGLAQAILQEKLQQQRERAKEEEAGGETGAGGSGDAGTEQEQKQRQNAAYAKKMVLRLAGLLGVGSAFGVVYVFGSNSIDEAGNKIPDEFDNANF